Proteins co-encoded in one Arachis stenosperma cultivar V10309 chromosome 7, arast.V10309.gnm1.PFL2, whole genome shotgun sequence genomic window:
- the LOC130941442 gene encoding phosphoenolpyruvate carboxylase: MANRNLEKMASIDAQLRQLAPAKVSEDDKLIEYDALLLDRFLDILQDLHGEDLRETVQEVYELSAEYEGKHDPKKLEELGKVITSLDAGDSIVVAKSFSHMLNLANLAEEVQIAHRRRNKLKKGDFVDENNATTESDIEETLKKLVLNLKKSPQEVFDALKNQTVDLVLTAHPTQSIRRSLLQKHGRIRNCLSQLYAKDITPDDKQELDEALQREIQAAFRTDEIRRTPPTPQDEMRAGMSYFHETIWMGVPKFLRRLDTALKNIGINERVPYNAPLIQFSSWMGGDRDGNPRVTPEVTRDVCLLARMMAANLYYSQIEDLMFELSMWRCNDELRVRADELHGSFKKDEVAKHYIEFWKKIPANEPYRVILGDVRDRLYKTRERSRHLLAQGYSDIPEEASFTNVEEFLEPLELCYRSLCACGDRAIADGTLLDFLRQVSTFGLSLVRLDIRQESDRHTDVMDAITKHLGIGSYQEWSEEKRQEWLLEELSGKRPLFGPDLPTTEEIRDVLDTFHVIAELPADNFGAYIISMATAPSDVLAVELLQRECRIRHPLRVVPLFEKLADLEAAPAALARLFSVEWYRNRINGKQEVMIGYSDSGKDAGRFSAAWQLYKAQEDLIKVAKKYGVKLTMFHGRGGTVGRGGGPTHLAILSQPPDTVHGSLRVTVQGEVIEQSFGEQHLCFRTLQRFTAATLEHGMNAPIAPKPEWRQLMDVMAVIATEEYRSIVFKEPRFVEYFRLATPELEYGRMNIGSRPAKRKPSGGIETLRAIPWIFAWTQTRFHLPVWLGFGAAFKNVIQKDVRNLNMLQEMYNNWPFFRVTIDLVEMVFAKGDPGIAALNDRLLVSKDLWPFGEQLRNKYEETKKLLLQVAGHKDLLEGDPYLKQRLRLRDSYITTLNVFQAYTLKRIRDPNYNVNVRPRPRISKESLDISKSADELVSLNPTSEYAPGLEDTLILTMKGIAAGMQNTG; the protein is encoded by the exons ATGGCGAATAGGAATTTGGAGAAGATGGCATCAATTGATGCACAGTTGAGGCAATTGGCACCAGCAAAAGTGAGTGAGGATGATAAGCTTATTGAGTATGATGCTCTTCTTTTGGATCGCTTCCTTGATATTCTTCAAGATTTACATGGTGAAGATCTCAGAGAAACG GTTCAAGAAGTGTATGAGCTTTCTGCTGAGTATGAAGGGAAGCATGATCCTAAGAAACTTGAAGAACTTGGCAAAGTGATAACCAGTTTAGATGCCGGGGACTCTATTGTCGTAGCCAAGTCCTTCTCACACATGCTTAACCTTGCCAACTTAGCCGAAGAAGTTCAGATTGCTCATCGCCGAAGGAACAAGTTGAAGAAGGGTGATTTTGTGGATGAGAACAATGCAACCACTGaatcagacattgaagaaactCTCAAGAAACTTGTATTGAACCTGAAGAAGTCCCCTCAGGAAGTTTTCGATGCGCTGAAGAACCAGACAGTTGATCTGGTTCTTACTGCTCATCCTACTCAATCCATTCGTAGATCATTGCTTCAAAAGCATGGAAG GATCCGGAATTGCTTATCTCAGCTGTAcgccaaagacatcactcctgATGATAAGCAGGAGCTTGATGAGGCTCTGCAGAGGGAG ATTCAAGCTGCATTTCGAACGGACGAAATCAGGAGAACTCCTCCAACACCACAAGATGAGATGAGAGCAGGAATGAGCTACTTCCACGAAACAATTTGGATGGGCGTGCCGAAATTTCTGCGTCGGCTCGACACAGCATTGAAGAACATAGGGATAAATGAGCGTGTACCTTACAATGCTCCTCTTATTCAATTCTCATCTTGGATGGGTGGTGATCGCGATG GTAATCCGAGAGTGACTCCTGAAGTGACAAGGGATGTTTGCTTACTAGCTAGAATGATGGCTGCTAATTTGTATTATTCCCAGATAGAAGATCTTATGTTTGAA CTGTCTATGTGGCGCTGCAACGATGAGCTACGCGTTCGCGCGGACGAACTTCACGGATCATTCAAGAAAGATGAAGTTGCAAAGCACTATATAG AATTCTGGAAAAAGATTCCGGCAAATGAACCGTATCGTGTGATACTGGGTGATGTGAGGGATAGACTGTACAAGACTCGGGAGCGGTCTCGCCATTTACTCGCTCAGGGGTACTCTGACATTCCAGAGGAAGCAAGTTTCACCAATGTGGAGGAG TTCCTGGAGCCTCTTGAGCTATGTTACAGATCACTGTGTGCTTGTGGCGATCGCGCAATTGCTGACGGAACCCTTCTTGATTTCTTAAGACAAGTTTCCACCTTCGGACTGTCACTAGTAAGGCTTGACATCAGGCAAGAGTCGGACCGTCACACGGACGTGATGGACGCCATCACAAAGCATTTGGGAATCGGATCCTACCAGGAATGGTCGGAGGAGAAGAGACAAGAGTGGCTTCTAGAAGAATTAAGCGGGAAGCGACCGTTGTTTGGACCTGACCTTCCAACAACTGAAGAAATCAGAGACGTTCTGGACACATTTCATGTCATAGCAGAGCTTCCAGCAGATAACTTCGGAGCCTATATCATATCAATGGCAACCGCACCGTCCGATGTGCTGGCGGTTGAGCTTCTTCAACGCGAATGCCGGATCAGGCATCCGTTAAGAGTTGTCCCGTTGTTCGAGAAGCTTGCAGATCTCGAGGCTGCTCCGGCCGCCTTGGCTCGCTTGTTTTCGGTAGAATGGTATAGAAACAGGATCAATGGGAAACAAGAAGTCATGATTGGGTACTCCGATTCCGGAAAAGATGCCGGAAGATTCTCTGCAGCATGGCAGCTGTATAAGGCTCAAGAGGATCTTATAAAGGTAGCCAAGAAGTATGGGGTCAAGCTAACAATGTTCCATGGTCGTGGCGGGACGGTTGGAAGAGGAGGCGGGCCTACTCACCTTGCTATCCTCTCCCAACCTCCGGACACTGTCCATGGATCGCTTCGTGTCACGGTTCAGGGTGAAGTAATTGAGCAGTCATTCGGGGAGCAGCATTTGTGCTTCAGAACACTTCAAAGGTTCACTGCTGCCACCTTAGAGCACGGTATGAACGCCCCAATTGCACCGAAGCCGGAATGGCGTCAGCTTATGGATGTGATGGCCGTCATTGCCACAGAGGAGTACCGATCAATTGTGTTCAAGGAGCCACGATTCGTCGAATACTTTCGCCTA GCTACCCCGGAGTTAGAGTACGGAAGGATGAACATTGGAAGTAGACCGGCGAAGAGAAAGCCTAGTGGAGGCATTGAAACTCTGCGTGCAATTCCTTGGATCTTTGCGTGGACGCAGACAAGGTTTCATCTTCCGGTATGGCTAGGCTTTGGAGCTGCATTTAAAAATGTTATTCAGAAAGATGTTAGAAATCTCAACATGCTACAAGAGATGTACAACAATTGGCCTTTCTTTAGAGTCACCATTGATTTAGTGGAAATGGTGTTCGCGAAGGGCGATCCGGGTATCGCTGCTCTGAATGATAGGCTTTTGGTTTCTAAAGATTTATGGCCCTTTGGGGAGCAGTTGAGGAACAAATATGAAGAAACTAAGAAACTCCTCCTTCAG GTGGCTGGACACAAGGATCTTCTAGAAGGTGACCCCTACTTGAAGCAAAGGCTCCGGCTGCGTGATTCCTACATCACTACCCTGAATGTTTTCCAAGCTTACACATTGAAACGCATCCGCGATCCGAACTACAACGTGAATGTGAGGCCACGCCCGCGCATATCTAAAGAATCATTAGACATCAGCAAATCGGCCGACGAATTAGTCTCGCTGAACCCAACAAGTGAATATGCTCCGGGTTTGGAAGACACCCTCATCCTCACCATGAAGGGTATCGCTGCCGGAATGCAGAACACCGGTTAA
- the LOC130939173 gene encoding uncharacterized protein LOC130939173 isoform X1 has product MATVFRTPILRPGILPPRSSSSSAAAPTKPSCVAFPSFRQTATCRRTTLRFPSIPSLRFTKFAPFAFEGDTEASPQVQEPELQLEDGAVDVEDSAGHNEVSEADESEESSPLQELLQSYKEAVANNNEAIVAELESYLKSIEDEKIGLERKIASLSAELSIEKDRILRISADFDNFRKRTERDRLSLVTNAQGEVMESLLPVLDNFERAKTQIKVETEGEEKINNSYQSIYKQFMEILTALGVEPVKTVGKPFDPLLHEAIMREDSTEFEDGIIIQEFRKGFKLGDRLLRPSMVKVSAGPGPAKPEQAQQEEQVASENSEALKENNGSTETESS; this is encoded by the exons ATGGCCACTGTCTTTAGAACCCCCATTCTCCGGCCAGGTATCCTGCCGCCGcgctcctcctcctcttccgcCGCCGCCCCCACCAAGCCCTCATGCGTCGCCTTTCCCTCTTTCAGACAAACTGCTACCTGCAGAAGGACCACTTTGCGGTTCCCTTCAATTCCTTCCCTGCGCTTCACGAAGTTCGCCCCTTTCGCTTTCGAAGGAGACACCGAGGCCTCGCCTCAAGTTCAAGAACCTGAGCTTCAGCTTGAG GATGGTGCTGTTGATGTAGAGGACAGTGCTGGCCATAATGAGGTTAGTGAGGCTGATGAAAGTGAGGAATCTTCACCCTTGCAAGAGTTACTGCAGTCTTACAAAGAAGCGGTAGCTAATAATAATGAAGCCATAGTTGCCGAGCTGGAATCATATTTGAAGTCCATTGAAGATGAGAAAATAGGTCTTGAAAGGAAAATAGCTTCGTTATCTGCAGAGTTATCAATAGAGAAGGATAGAATTCTAAGGATTAGTGCAGACTTTGACAATTTCCGGAAGAGAACCGAGAGAGATCGCCTTTCTCTGGTCACTAATGCACAGGGGGAAGTTATGGAGAGCTTGTTGCCTGTATTGGATAATTTTGAGAGAGCAAAAACTCAGATCAAGGTGGAGACAGAAGGAGAGGAGAAAATAAACAACAGCTATCAGAGCATATATAAACAGTTCATGGAAATTCTTACTGCACTTGGAGTTGAACCAGTTAAGACAGTTGGAAAACCCTTTGATCCATTG CTACATGAAGCAATTATGCGCGAGGATTCAACTGAGTTTGAGGATGGCATCATAATCCAAGAATTCAGGAAAGGTTTTAAACTTGGTGACCGACTTTTGCGACCATCAATGGTGAAGGTATCAGCTGGTCCAGGACCTGCAAAGCCTGAGCAAGCACAGCAAGAGGAGCAAGTCGCAAGTGAAAATTCTGAGGCTCTTAAAGAAAACAATGGTAGCACAGAAACAGAGTCTTCTTGA
- the LOC130941316 gene encoding folate synthesis bifunctional protein, mitochondrial-like isoform X1, giving the protein MAEIKYGDKRKEAADQSLKAYQCNSFNKPERWHISLKSFSKTEASAQMGILKCLGLPRHQVFTAKKYLNVSSFSCLHTAQNSSVEAHSQDEDVVIALGSNVGNRVHNFKEALKMMKKSGIQVTRHACLYETAPAYITDQPCFINSAVRAVTKLGPHELLAALKRIEKNLGRTDGIRYGPRPIDLDILFYGKYKVRSDILNIPHERIWERPFVIAPLVDLLGSAIDNDTVASWHSFSSHSGGLFELWEKLGGESLIGQEGICRVMPVANSLLDWSLRTSVMGILNLTPDSFSDGGNFPSVESAVSQVRLMISEGADIIDIGAQSTRPKASRISVEEELSRLIPVLEAVKSMPELEGKLISVDTFYSDVASEAVSRGAHLINDVSAGQLDPNMFKVIADLDVPYVAMHTRGDPCTMQSSENLKYDDVCKKVSSELYSRVRQAELSGIPAWRIIIDPGIGFSKKPEYNLDILTGLPAIRAEIAKSSFAISRAPILIGPSRKRFLGDICSRPSAVERDPATIASITAGVLAGANIVRVHNVKDNCDAVKLCDAILKRKRSAMESRQ; this is encoded by the exons ATGGCCGAAATCAAGTATGGTGATAAGAGAAAAGAGGCTGCTGATCAGTCCTTGAAAGCATATCAG TGTAATTCATTCAATAAACCAGAGCGGTGGCATATTTCACTTAAAAGTTTCTCCAAGACGGAAGCCTCTGCTCAGATGGGTATACTGAAGTGTCTGGGACTGCCCAGGCATCAGGTTTTCACGGCCAAAAAGTATCTTAATG TATCGAGCTTCTCCTGTCTTCACACAGCACAAAATTCCTCAGTGGAAGCTCACTCACAAGATGAGGATGTGGTGATTGCTTTGGGAAGTAATGTAGGTAATAGGGTTCATAACTTCAAGGAAGCcttgaaaatgatgaagaagtCAGGCATACAGGTCACAAGGCATGCTTGTTTGTATGAGACAGCACCAGCATACATTACTGATCAACCTTGCTTTATCAACTCTGCAGTTAGAGCTGTTACTAAACTAGGTCCACATGAATTATTGGCTGCGCTCAAAAGAATTGAGAAGAACCTCGGGCGAactgatggaataaggtatggTCCAAGGCCAATCGACTTAGACATTTTATTCTACGGTAAATATAAAGTTAGATCTGATATTCTCAATATACCTCATGAAAGAATTTGGGAGCGGCCTTTTGTTATCGCCCCTTTGGTGGATTTACTGGGATCAGCTATTGACAATGATACAGTTGCTAGTTGGCATTCATTTTCGAGCCATTCTGGTGGACTATTTGAATTATGGGAAAAATTAGGCGGGGAATCACTTATTGGACAGGAAGGTATATGTAGGGTAATGCCTGTTGCAAATAGCTTACTTGATTGGTCCTTGAGAACTTCCGTTATGGGCATCCTTAATTTGACCCCAGATAGTTTTAGTGATGGGGGGAATTTCCCGTCTGTGGAATCTGCTGTATCGCAAGTTCGATTAATGATTTCAGAGGGAGCAGATATAATTGATATTGGTGCTCAGTCTACGCGACCAAAGGCATCTAGGATCTCTGTTGAAGAAGAATTAAGTAGATTAATCCCTGTCCTAGAAGCTGTAAAGTCAATGCCTGAGTTAGAGGGAAAGCTCATATCTGTTGATACTTTCTACTCTGATGTTGCTTCAGAAGCAGTTAGTAGAGGGGCTCATCTTATAAATGATGTATCTGCAGGGCAGTTAGATCCTAATATGTTCAAGGTCATTGCAGATCTAGATGTTCCTTATGTTGCGATGCATACGAGGGGGGATCCATGCACTATGCAGAGCAGTGAAAACCTGAAATATGATGATGTTTGCAAGAAGGTGTCCTCCGAGTTATATTCAAGGGTTAGGCAGGCAGAACTGTCAGGAATCCCAGCATGGAGGATCATTATTGACCCTGGTATCGGATTCTCAAAAAAACCTGAATACAATTTGGATATCCTCACAGGACTTCCTGCTATCCGAGCTGAGATTGCCAAGAGTAGCTTTGCCATCTCTCGTGCTCCTATACttattggaccttcaagaaagAGATTTCTAGGTGACATTTGTTCCAGACCTTCTGCTGTTGAGAGGGATCCTGCTACCATTGCTTCTATAACAGCGGGTGTTCTGGCTGGAGCTAACATTGTTAGGGTGCATAATGTCAAAGATAATTGTGATGCTGTGAAGCTTTGCGATGCAATTCTAAAACGTAAACGTTCGGCCATGGAATCTAGACAATGA
- the LOC130939173 gene encoding uncharacterized protein LOC130939173 isoform X2, which produces MATVFRTPILRPGILPPRSSSSSAAAPTKPSCVAFPSFRQTATCRRTTLRFPSIPSLRFTKFAPFAFEGDTEASPQVQEPELQLEDGAVDVEDSAGHNEVSEADESEESSPLQELLQSYKEAVANNNEAIVAELESYLKSIEDEKIGLERKIASLSAELSIEKDRILRISADFDNFRKRTERDRLSLVTNAQGEVMESLLPVLDNFERAKTQIKVETEGEEKINNSYQSIYKQFMEILTALGVEPVKTVGKPFDPLAQKPVGSKFNQLFQTLNQAYSGFMKTWIRF; this is translated from the exons ATGGCCACTGTCTTTAGAACCCCCATTCTCCGGCCAGGTATCCTGCCGCCGcgctcctcctcctcttccgcCGCCGCCCCCACCAAGCCCTCATGCGTCGCCTTTCCCTCTTTCAGACAAACTGCTACCTGCAGAAGGACCACTTTGCGGTTCCCTTCAATTCCTTCCCTGCGCTTCACGAAGTTCGCCCCTTTCGCTTTCGAAGGAGACACCGAGGCCTCGCCTCAAGTTCAAGAACCTGAGCTTCAGCTTGAG GATGGTGCTGTTGATGTAGAGGACAGTGCTGGCCATAATGAGGTTAGTGAGGCTGATGAAAGTGAGGAATCTTCACCCTTGCAAGAGTTACTGCAGTCTTACAAAGAAGCGGTAGCTAATAATAATGAAGCCATAGTTGCCGAGCTGGAATCATATTTGAAGTCCATTGAAGATGAGAAAATAGGTCTTGAAAGGAAAATAGCTTCGTTATCTGCAGAGTTATCAATAGAGAAGGATAGAATTCTAAGGATTAGTGCAGACTTTGACAATTTCCGGAAGAGAACCGAGAGAGATCGCCTTTCTCTGGTCACTAATGCACAGGGGGAAGTTATGGAGAGCTTGTTGCCTGTATTGGATAATTTTGAGAGAGCAAAAACTCAGATCAAGGTGGAGACAGAAGGAGAGGAGAAAATAAACAACAGCTATCAGAGCATATATAAACAGTTCATGGAAATTCTTACTGCACTTGGAGTTGAACCAGTTAAGACAGTTGGAAAACCCTTTGATCCATTG GCACAGAAACCAGTTGGCTCGAAATTCAATCAACTTTTTCAAACACTTAATCAAGCTTATTCAGGTTTCATGAAGACCTGGATTCGTTTTTAA
- the LOC130941316 gene encoding folate synthesis bifunctional protein, mitochondrial-like isoform X2, producing MAEIKYGDKRKEAADQSLKAYQCNSFNKPERWHISLKSFSKTEASAQMGILKCLGLPRHQVFTAKKYLNVSSFSCLHTAQNSSVEAHSQDEDVVIALGSNVGNRVHNFKEALKMMKKSGIQVTRHACLYETAPAYITDQPCFINSAVRAVTKLGPHELLAALKRIEKNLGRTDGIRIWERPFVIAPLVDLLGSAIDNDTVASWHSFSSHSGGLFELWEKLGGESLIGQEGICRVMPVANSLLDWSLRTSVMGILNLTPDSFSDGGNFPSVESAVSQVRLMISEGADIIDIGAQSTRPKASRISVEEELSRLIPVLEAVKSMPELEGKLISVDTFYSDVASEAVSRGAHLINDVSAGQLDPNMFKVIADLDVPYVAMHTRGDPCTMQSSENLKYDDVCKKVSSELYSRVRQAELSGIPAWRIIIDPGIGFSKKPEYNLDILTGLPAIRAEIAKSSFAISRAPILIGPSRKRFLGDICSRPSAVERDPATIASITAGVLAGANIVRVHNVKDNCDAVKLCDAILKRKRSAMESRQ from the exons ATGGCCGAAATCAAGTATGGTGATAAGAGAAAAGAGGCTGCTGATCAGTCCTTGAAAGCATATCAG TGTAATTCATTCAATAAACCAGAGCGGTGGCATATTTCACTTAAAAGTTTCTCCAAGACGGAAGCCTCTGCTCAGATGGGTATACTGAAGTGTCTGGGACTGCCCAGGCATCAGGTTTTCACGGCCAAAAAGTATCTTAATG TATCGAGCTTCTCCTGTCTTCACACAGCACAAAATTCCTCAGTGGAAGCTCACTCACAAGATGAGGATGTGGTGATTGCTTTGGGAAGTAATGTAGGTAATAGGGTTCATAACTTCAAGGAAGCcttgaaaatgatgaagaagtCAGGCATACAGGTCACAAGGCATGCTTGTTTGTATGAGACAGCACCAGCATACATTACTGATCAACCTTGCTTTATCAACTCTGCAGTTAGAGCTGTTACTAAACTAGGTCCACATGAATTATTGGCTGCGCTCAAAAGAATTGAGAAGAACCTCGGGCGAactgatggaataag AATTTGGGAGCGGCCTTTTGTTATCGCCCCTTTGGTGGATTTACTGGGATCAGCTATTGACAATGATACAGTTGCTAGTTGGCATTCATTTTCGAGCCATTCTGGTGGACTATTTGAATTATGGGAAAAATTAGGCGGGGAATCACTTATTGGACAGGAAGGTATATGTAGGGTAATGCCTGTTGCAAATAGCTTACTTGATTGGTCCTTGAGAACTTCCGTTATGGGCATCCTTAATTTGACCCCAGATAGTTTTAGTGATGGGGGGAATTTCCCGTCTGTGGAATCTGCTGTATCGCAAGTTCGATTAATGATTTCAGAGGGAGCAGATATAATTGATATTGGTGCTCAGTCTACGCGACCAAAGGCATCTAGGATCTCTGTTGAAGAAGAATTAAGTAGATTAATCCCTGTCCTAGAAGCTGTAAAGTCAATGCCTGAGTTAGAGGGAAAGCTCATATCTGTTGATACTTTCTACTCTGATGTTGCTTCAGAAGCAGTTAGTAGAGGGGCTCATCTTATAAATGATGTATCTGCAGGGCAGTTAGATCCTAATATGTTCAAGGTCATTGCAGATCTAGATGTTCCTTATGTTGCGATGCATACGAGGGGGGATCCATGCACTATGCAGAGCAGTGAAAACCTGAAATATGATGATGTTTGCAAGAAGGTGTCCTCCGAGTTATATTCAAGGGTTAGGCAGGCAGAACTGTCAGGAATCCCAGCATGGAGGATCATTATTGACCCTGGTATCGGATTCTCAAAAAAACCTGAATACAATTTGGATATCCTCACAGGACTTCCTGCTATCCGAGCTGAGATTGCCAAGAGTAGCTTTGCCATCTCTCGTGCTCCTATACttattggaccttcaagaaagAGATTTCTAGGTGACATTTGTTCCAGACCTTCTGCTGTTGAGAGGGATCCTGCTACCATTGCTTCTATAACAGCGGGTGTTCTGGCTGGAGCTAACATTGTTAGGGTGCATAATGTCAAAGATAATTGTGATGCTGTGAAGCTTTGCGATGCAATTCTAAAACGTAAACGTTCGGCCATGGAATCTAGACAATGA